The Aspergillus nidulans FGSC A4 chromosome VII nucleotide sequence TCCCACTTGCAGGTTGCAACCCTGGTAACCTTACAGGGTCATAAGGCTGTCGATCTCCACCGTATCTCGGAAGCAGGCAATCGCCGAATGGCAGCTTCTTATCCCAGACTCCGGTTCATCCGGTCCTTGTGTTTTTGCAGCTCTGTAGGCAACGATGCCTTGTTTATCCCGTCTCCCACACGCACCCATGCACTCGCTCACTGGCTGACCCCACCTGCACGCTTTGTGACATGGAAGCATCCGCGGCCGGTCTGTTCTTTTCAGCCGGGACCCTGAGTGCAGTAGTACAAATATTAATAGTCGCGTGTCCACGtagggagaaagagggaagcAGCAGCTGTCCGTGACTCCGTAATCATTATCAGTCAGCTCTGCGCTCTGGCCGCCATCAGGCATCAGCTCGTTTCTCCCCTCACCGGTCAAGCCGGGCCCTTCGTTTGTCCAAAAGGTGATGCCGACTTGGTCCTGCGACCGTGATCCCCATCCCTGCGgctgtcttctgctttccccTTATCATTAAGGCCGACATTCTCCACCCTCTTTTCCAAGGCTGCTGCCAGAAACACAGCACACCATGGGCGCCGGAGCTATTTTGGAACCTCTGGTGGTCATCGTCTTGCTTTTCGGCGGCACTTGGATCAACCGTACCGCTGGCTCGTTTCCTCCCTCACGTCGTGCTCGCCGCAAATCTGTTGATCGTTACCGTGGTGTTTCACCGGATTCGATCGAATCGGGCCTTTGTTCGCCCACGTCCAAGGATGGCCTCTTGAAAGACCGACCTTTATCTCCAGCCAGCTCTCACTGCGGGCATGAGTCATGGCGTAAGCGAAGAATCGGGATACTCTTATGGACCACCGAAGTTACCTCTCCGAATACTGTTGTTTTCCAAGACCGTCTTCTCAGTCGGCTGCTACGCAAGTTGCCTTTCCTGGCCGAATGTTGGTACTGGGCGTTGGTGTACTGGGTATGGTTATTACAATTCCTCTTTGATTGACGAGGTCTTGACGAGAACTTGACGAGAACAAGGCTAACTCGGCCGGTAGACATACCAATTAGGAAGAGCATTCACGGCCGTAACCTTACAAGAAGGCACGGTCGATGTAGCGAGAAAACATGCGCTTAAGCTTATCGAAATCGAACAGGCCCTCGGGTTGTTCTGGGAGGTTCCGATCCAGCAGTTCTTCCTCCGGCACCCGTTGCTCATGAAATGGACCAATTGGATCTATTCGTTTATCCATATCCCTGGAACAATCGCATTCTTAGTTTGGCTATATTACTATACAATCACGAGAAACCATTCCGATGAGCCCCAGTCTGGCAAGCCCCGAGGGACGGCAAGTGGCTCACCTGCTGGGCCGCTTCTCTATCAAGCCCGCCGACGAACATTAGCTGTttgcaatctcctcgcaTTTGTTGTATTCACTCTATGGCCCTGTATGCCGCCTCGCCTGCTAAGCGATGAGAAAGTGCAAGGGCCCGAGGGAAAGCTGGCACGCAGCTTTGGCTTTGTGGATACCGTGCATGGAGCCGAAGGCGCGGGCAGCGTGTGGACTGAGAACAGGTTCTGCAATCAATATGGTGAGTTGACCCTTTTTTTGCATCCAGTCAATTACTAAGACTCTTCGTCAGCTGCTATGCCCTCTCTGCATTTTGGGTATTCCCTCATGATTGGACTCACCATCATGACAATCCCGCTGCCTGCTCATCATCGCGTCTCGACTCGAGTTCGAATCGGCCCATTTGGTGCCCAGATTCCGTCCCGTCAACGCCTGGTCTGTCTATTCCTTGGCTTTGCATACCCGTTCATGATTCTCGCCGCCATTGTCGCTACTGCGAATCACTTCATACTCGATGCGGTCGCTGGTGCGATAGTATGTACGCTCGGCTGGAAGTTCAACAGCGttctgctgaacctgcttCCTGTGGAAGACTACTTCCTTTGGCTAGTCCGGATACACAAGCCTGAGCCAGCAGAAATGGCAGGACCATTGGATCTCGAAGAATGGACTGATGAAATAGAGGCTGAGACTGCCTGAAACATAGAAGAGGAAGGCCAGGCACGTTTAATATGTGCTGTAATTTTCGATGATACCCCTCTCTTGTCATGACTGTCATGTTTTCACCTTGGGTGAATCTTCTTCACCTAACAAATATCCTTAGGGTCTCTCTTTTGCCCTATCCTTACGAGGGGTATTGTATAATTAGGCATCCTATCGGAGGATCTAATATAATGAGACAAAGGGATGATGATATGATTGCTCGGTCGGTTCTGTTCTGTTCTGTTTAAACATCTCTGAACGTCATTCGGATCTATCGGTTAAGTACTTGCTGCACCAttgtccttgaagagaaCAAGTGCAAGCCTATTGTGAAGTAGGCTGTGCCTGATAAGCTCATTCGATTTAAGGAGGGTCGGCTTGTTTGCGTTGAAGTACTGTGCTTCTTAGTATGCGAGGAGAACATCTATCCAACAAATAAAATATCAGAATATTCTGAAGCTAGCAGGAGCCCTAAAAGAACAAGCCGTTTTGGACCGAGACAGTTGGATCAAAATGACTATGTTTGTGAGCTTGAAGACGCTTACATTTTGCGTGTCTCTCGCATCATTAGTATTTGAAGGGAAACCACTTCCGTCATCTTTCCCCTCAATGTTGAACTGAGTCGGGTTCACGATTCAAGGCGCCTCCCACAAGGCCCATCTATTACCCTTCCGCCCGCGGTTTTAGCATCGTTATATTAGGAGCCAGGGAGTTTTAACAATCTCTCTGCCGCCGGTACAAGCTCTGACATTCGCTTCTTGTCACCGAATACATACAGTAGAGATAGGTTTGCAGTTCACCTCCCTTGCGAGTCCTGGCTTTGGAAAAAGTCTCTAACTGTCCTTGACAGATATCTACCCAGTTAGACGAACTGTTTTGTCGCGACGCTCATCACTCTTCCAACACTCAGCGCGTGTGCAAGGATACGCGTCGGTTCCGGCTTGAGAACGGCTTGACCTTCTGGACAACCAGATTATCCAACTGATACCAGCTAGAAACCTGAAAGAAGTTACGTGCTTCTTTATTCTATCATTCACTTGGGCCGATTATCTGGCGTCATTTTGCGGCTCTCCGCGATTCTAAGGAAGCTGGCTGAAGCTCCTACTGCACCACTCGGAATTTGTGTCAATTTTCCAGCGACAGGACTTTACCGCTGCAATACACCCCAGCCGTACTCACTACGTTCAGCGTCTCTACTTTATATAAGTGTTCACCGGCTTGGGAAAAGGACACTTTGTGGCTACTTTCTGCTGCTACAGCCGGCAAGTGTTCGTATCCCAGTTCGCGGAGCCCACGCTAACTTTTCAGCAGAGAGAATTTTCTGAAATATCGGAAAATTAAGTGCTTGGCTCTGAGAGACAAGAAAGTGAAGCTCGTGCGTGGATGAAATTGTTCTGTTGCTCTCCTTGATCGTTGCGTCATTTTACGGGCTGCGAGCGTCCCTTTTCCAGTGCAACGCGTTGTCGACTTCCCGCCTCCCGGCGTCGCGACCTTCTCCACCACTTTCTCTCCCACCGAAAACCACCTCGACCCTTCCACcatctcctgcaggaagGCCTTGGCTTCGTTCCCATCAACCAAGACCCTACCTGCTTCTTTAATATAATATTGAATTCGGTTGCGCAAGATGGCTGAAGCCAATACCAACTCCCCGGCGCCTGCCCCGGATTCTGGTGAGGCGCCTGTTGAGCGCGCTTCTGCGGAGCTCAAAGCTAGCCCACAGGAGTCGGCGTCAGAGCCCACCAAGGAGAACACAAAGAAGGACGCCAATGGCGCGGATGGAAAGCCCGCTGGTGAGTGCAGTTTACGCTTGTTCAGGGCCTACTTTCTGCCGATGTCAGATGGCGATCGCGTGTACCTATGCTGTACCCTGTGTCGGGTGGCTTGGCTAACTTGTTATGCGTCATACAGAAAGCGCGCCCGCTCAAGATGATAAAAAAGAATCTTCCGATGACACCGCTGACAAAACTGAGGCGCCCGCAGAGCCTGCCGAGGCGAAGAAGTCCGACGagggtgctgctgcttcagcagatgctgaGCCCGCTGCCGCACCGGAAGCCAACGGAGCACCGTCATCGACCAAAAAGGCGTCCTCTAAGCGCAAGTCTACGGGCGGAGATACCAAATCGAAGCTCAACCGCAAGAAGTCGATGAGCCGCATCACACATTTGGATGCCAAGGCTGGCGAATACTACCTCGCGCGTCTTCGCAGCTTCCCCCCCTGGCCCGCCGTCATCTGCGACGAGGAAATTCTTCCGCAGAGTCTTCTAAGCTCGCGTCCCGTCACCGCTCGGCGACCCGATGGAACCTATAGAGAAGACTACGCCGATGGTGGTAAGCGTGTCGCCGAGAGAACATTCCCTGTCATGTTCCTCCAGACAAATGAGTTGTACGTGGAGCTTCTCTCTAGGACATTTCATTTCTGATATTTCCGATGCTAACGTCTCAATAGCGCTTGGATACCCAACACTGACCTTTCTCCCCTCGACCCTGCTGCTTGCAAAGACATATCAGAGAAGGGTAAATCCAAGGCGCTTGTGGCTGCTTACAATGTCGCCGCGGAAAACCATGATCTTGCGTACTTTAAGAATATGCTCGCCGACCACCAAGCCGCAAttcagcaggaagaagaagagagagaagctCAGGAGGCCGCTAAGGCCGCCGCAAAGGCCGCAAAAGAAGccaaaaagaacaagagaaagagcatGGAAGTCCGCGATGATGTGGAAATGGAGGatgcagatgaagagaagcagccaaagagctccaagaagaggaagaaggacgcTGAGGCCGAGGGCGACGACAAGGTCAGAACACCGCCCTCAATCGTATAGCTGATGCTAATACCACATCTAGCCTGCTAAGACGCCCAAGACTGGTACCAAACTGAAGCTCACCACACCAAAGAACccggctgaagagaagaaagcgtccGGCTCTGCCAAGGCGAAGCAGAGCAccagcaagaaggggaagaaggccgcTGCAAGTGAGGACAGCGACGAGTCGAGCCCCGCGCCTAAAGAACCAGAGCCCAAGGTCAACCTAgaggaggccaagaagaagagggagagggaaggTATGGTTTGACCCAACGTCATTGTGAAGACGAAACTAACAGCCTCCAGTTCTATTCATTCGCCACCGCCTCCAGAAGGGCTTCATTTCTCGTGACCACCCGcccaaggaggaagagatgtCCCAGATGTCCGGCTATTTCACCAAGCTCGAGAAATTGAACGATCTTGAAGTGTCCATCATCCGTGAGACCAAGATTCACAAGGTACTTCGGATGATTATCAAACTTCCAAACATCCCGCGCGACGAGGAATTCGACTTCCGCAAGCGCGCTCTAGACATCCTTTCCAAGTGGAAGAACGTCCTCGACAGTGACCGTGCAACACCCTctcaggagaaggagaaggagaaggaggagaagcccAAGTCCAACGGTGTCCacaaggaaaaggaaggtAGTGCCGAAGCGCCGGTCAAGGCTTCTGAATCCAAGTccgagaaggaggatgacACCAAGCTCGACACCCCGGATCAGGATACACCTATGCCTGACGCCGATGAGAAGACCGAGGAAGCACCGGCGCCTGCcaaaggcgaggatgagaaggtAGAGTCTGCTGATGCTGCAGGTGAGACGGGAAAGagtgagaagaaggaaacggagacGGACACGGAGAAACCGGCCGAGGACAAGGCCGAGGACAAGAAAGCAGATGAGAAgactgctgaagctgaaactGCGGCGTAAGGCTGCCAGCACGATAAACCTAACCACCCACCTACTACACCCTACTATTTACGTGCATGGCATGGCAATTCTTGGTTGGTACGCTGATGAGATACTCTCCTCGCtttctttgtttctgcttttctttccatATCGAGTCTCCTACCGTATTGTAGGTATGTATGTGTGCGCACGAGTCTGTATCTTTCATCTTGCAAGGTAGTTTAGTCCAGTACAGTCCAGTCAGTCCAGTTTAGTTTCTCCGCCGTTAGTTCCCCGAATCGCTCTTATACTCGTTATTTGTTTCCACTTATGTCTCGTGCTCTGAAAAATATTGCTTGATTACTTACCCATGTGCAGTCCCTCAGCCGCGCTTTGTCTGGTGGTCGCTTTCTTTGGGTGGCTGCAATATTTAGATTTCCGCGAAGGCTAAGGGGGAGCTAGCTATCTGCGCAATGAAAAGCCTTGCGAATGATCGTATTAAACTTGAATACCACTGCTATAGAAGTGCAAGTAACGAAGGGCATTTTTCCGCATCGTAAAGTTTGCTGACCCGAGAATCCACAAAATGAAACACAAGAGAACAAGTTCGAAATATCAATTCGAAACATGAAAGAGGACGCGGTGATGAGATattctattattattaagACGAAGACTAGGAAAAAGCATGCGATAGAGGGCGACAACCGACCAACTGGCGAAAACcagagagagagacagaCACGGACACAAAGATGGGGAGAAGGAAATTGGTAGAGCTTCCAAACACCTGATTGCTACTCAAACATCGTATATTGGAGTCGTTCTATGTTCGGGCACGCTTTCGTCGCTAATTACATTGCCAACCAACCAATACAAGCTACGCAGGTCCTTATAGCCAGAGCCCTGGACATAGAGGTGTGCATTTGGGTTTAACAATGAAGGCTTGACCGTGGCCAACTATCAATCAGGGCAATTGCCATGAAGGGCTAGTGAgactcctccatctccttctaCGTTTGTCCGCATGTTTCGATACCAGCCGCTTAGAGATTACTGTAAATCTAAACTTGCTTTTAGATCAAGCTCAACAGCTGTCAAAAAGTTGATAATTGGTGGGTTTCTCTGTTGACGACAGCCCAAAACAGTGAGCACTGTTTTAGTTCGTGGCATCTGAGTGTTCGACAGAGATAGGTATAGCTGGGCATAACTGAGAGCAAGACAGTCACGTGTAGAATTGGGTCCCCCTCTCTGATTCGGGTGGTTCAATGAAGCTAGATGTTGCTGATTGGTTTGATAGCGTTGAATGGCTTACTTTCTTGCTCTTTATACAGTAGGTGTTCGTTTCCTGGACATACCGAACCAAGTCGTATTGCAGTCAAACAACGGAGGGTGCATTGACGCGGTTTAGACCACACAAGGAAGCAGGAGGGTGACGTCTGACTATCAGCTTAGGTACGATATCACACATAAAAAGACGCAGTATACAAGCGTAGAGGGCTCGCGCTGTAGAATTGTGTCTATGTCTATACCGGTCCGTACCTATACTTAAGAGAACAAGCCATCCATGAAATCAGCAGGATCAAGGCTGCGAGCCGTCCTTATCAAAGCAACAATATGCAAGTGCGTAACGATGAACAAACCCTCAGTTAATGCGGAGAGGATAAAGAAAAGCAGTAACAATGCTACTCCTCCACAGCAATTATAACCAAAACAGCGATATCGTCGACCTTTCCGCCGCGGTAATGATCACCAGGGTAATAGCGTTGCGCTTCTTTCGCGAAGGGGCTGTCGCGGCGGGGATCCAAGCTTGCCAGTTTCGCCTCGCCGGCAATGGAGGCAGCAAGAAGAGATTGCAGGGTATAAATGTGGTTGTTGGGATTGGAGACAATGGTGGATTTATTTGAAGTTGATTTTGGCATTGCTGAGGGAACAAGGGTGGCGACACCCTCTGCACCAGTGAGGCGATCAAGGGTTTCACGGTCTGCCGGGATGATTCCGGTGTTGGGGGATGTAGAAGCTCTCCAGGCACCTGTGTAGATCATGCGGCCGGTGACGAGTTTCAGGATGTCTTGGTTGTTGAGATTATCAAAGACGCCGTCTGTGGCCAGCATAAGGACATCACCATGGTGCATATGGAGTGTTGTGGTGTTTGCGTCGCGTGGAAAATCTTCTAGAAAACCACCGCCGAAGATGGACGCTTGTTGGCGCATGCGCTTAGGGATGATGCTGAGTTGATAGGGAGTGTTGAAGCCATGAGTCTGTGGGATTGAGTAATGGTGAACTGCGGCCTGACGGAGGAGAACAGATCCGGAATCGCCTAGGTTTGCAAGTTCAATGCGGCCGTCGTCGAGGCCTATACCTACAGACGCGGTGCTGCCGCCTGCGGGGATGGTCTCGTCTGCGACAACCCGGTCGTAGCCAGCTTGGAGAAGGTATTTTGCGCGGAGTTGCTCAGCGGGCCCGTCCCAATCCAGCGCTGTCTGAGCCATGTAATCACATAGGGCATGCGAAAAGTCTGCTGGGTCGACTCGCGACTCCGCCCACCCGCCGACGCCGTCGGCCACTGCGAAGGCAATGGTGTTATCCTTGGATGGATCACGCCGCCGGCCTACTGTGCTCACGAAGAAAGCATCCTCTCCGCTATCCGGCCGCCGTTTCCGTTTGGTCGCGGGGTCCTGCGTGTCGACGGCAACGCCGAGGGCGTCATGAAGCTCAGGGTTGAAGTTGTAGGCATTCTTCGTGGGTAGGAATCGGCGGCTCTTGCCTGATGACGAGGCCGCGACGCGGTATGATATTCGCGGAGTATACGAGTCACGTTTTGGGGTCGAATGAAAAGCTCTTGACGAATGTACTTGAAGGAAGGGGAGTCGTGTTCTCTGTAGTGGTTGCGGAGGCCGATCCTGCGGTAGACGCCGGAGAGATTGAGATCGGGCTGCAGGAGACCAAAGGATCCCTGTCAAGTTCTCGCGCGCGATGGCCTGTAGGCTACTGCCGGCTGAACCGCAGGCTCTACTGGGCCTGACCGATAAGATCATGAGCAGACTGTCAGACCGTCACCGGAGGGCCTCGCTCGTCGTTTTCGAGACCCTCCACAAGCCAAGTGCGAACGAGGAGATGGACTCGCGGGCTAAGTTCCAGCCGGCACGCCTGAAAGGCAAAAGAAGACGTTCAAATAATCGAGCCCGTCAGCGCGGCGGTATGGGAAAAGGCAAACTCAAATGCGACTAGACTTTTTACAAAATCTGACGATCGCAGTGGATTTTTCACGGACTGACGTAGTTGAAGACGAAACAGCGGATTCGCCGACCGCCTGGTCTCAGATACGGCAGAGCAGAGTATGGACTATGGACAGAATTTGGACGAAAAAGCCGCGTGCAAGACATAGTCGGTCCAGTTCATTGCCCAACAACTACCCGTAACTAGCCGCTTCTGGAACTTTGAAGCCAAAGATGGCGTGGATCAGGTCCAATGCGCAGTAGAAGCAGACACTCATCGTAGATGGACTAGGAAGCTTCTTGGAGCTCAAATGTCAAGGTAAAAAACCTTAGAATTCAAGATCTGGCTTATGATCTCCCAAGGCCAAAGTTCGTCTATAATCCGTCTGATGTAGGCAGTCCAGACGCTGGCGTCCTTTGAGGCTGTTATAGGTTGTATTTTGCGGCTTCCGCTTTTCAACTTTCTGCCTTTTTCCCTCTTcaggcttcagcttcgagaaCAACCGAGACACTCGTCGTTACCTTTCCATCCCAGCTTCCTGGAACTATAGTCCGGTCAAATCCTTCAGGTCTTCACGTCAGTTGGTTGCTTATCCACGGTTTCGGGCCCCCTGGTCCCCTTTCATTGCCCACCATGATGCACCCAGCGAGACAGGCCTATgtggaagaggcagaggtaAGGGCTTCCTATGCATCCCTCCAGCGCCCACATTTTGATCTTTCTTAAAATGTCGTTTACAACTTTCTTGTTTGAAGGTTACGCGATCTCGA carries:
- a CDS encoding PWWP domain protein (transcript_id=CADANIAT00008083), coding for MAEANTNSPAPAPDSGEAPVERASAELKASPQESASEPTKENTKKDANGADGKPAESAPAQDDKKESSDDTADKTEAPAEPAEAKKSDEGAAASADAEPAAAPEANGAPSSTKKASSKRKSTGGDTKSKLNRKKSMSRITHLDAKAGEYYLARLRSFPPWPAVICDEEILPQSLLSSRPVTARRPDGTYREDYADGGKRVAERTFPVMFLQTNEFAWIPNTDLSPLDPAACKDISEKGKSKALVAAYNVAAENHDLAYFKNMLADHQAAIQQEEEEREAQEAAKAAAKAAKEAKKNKRKSMEVRDDVEMEDADEEKQPKSSKKRKKDAEAEGDDKPAKTPKTGTKLKLTTPKNPAEEKKASGSAKAKQSTSKKGKKAAASEDSDESSPAPKEPEPKVNLEEAKKKREREVLFIRHRLQKGFISRDHPPKEEEMSQMSGYFTKLEKLNDLEVSIIRETKIHKVLRMIIKLPNIPRDEEFDFRKRALDILSKWKNVLDSDRATPSQEKEKEKEEKPKSNGVHKEKEGSAEAPVKASESKSEKEDDTKLDTPDQDTPMPDADEKTEEAPAPAKGEDEKVESADAAGETGKSEKKETETDTEKPAEDKAEDKKADEKTAEAETAA
- a CDS encoding phosphatase PAP2 family protein (transcript_id=CADANIAT00008082), with translation MGAGAILEPLVVIVLLFGGTWINRTAGSFPPSRRARRKSVDRYRGVSPDSIESGLCSPTSKDGLLKDRPLSPASSHCGHESWRKRRIGILLWTTEVTSPNTVVFQDRLLSRLLRKLPFLAECWYWALVYWTYQLGRAFTAVTLQEGTVDVARKHALKLIEIEQALGLFWEVPIQQFFLRHPLLMKWTNWIYSFIHIPGTIAFLVWLYYYTITRNHSDEPQSGKPRGTASGSPAGPLLYQARRRTLAVCNLLAFVVFTLWPCMPPRLLSDEKVQGPEGKLARSFGFVDTVHGAEGAGSVWTENRFCNQYAAMPSLHFGYSLMIGLTIMTIPLPAHHRVSTRVRIGPFGAQIPSRQRLVCLFLGFAYPFMILAAIVATANHFILDAVAGAIVCTLGWKFNSVLLNLLPVEDYFLWLVRIHKPEPAEMAGPLDLEEWTDEIEAETA
- the ppmA gene encoding type 2C protein phosphatase PTC7 (transcript_id=CADANIAT00008084); this encodes MILSVRPSRACGSAGSSLQAIARENLTGILWSPAARSQSLRRLPQDRPPQPLQRTRLPFLQVHSSRAFHSTPKRDSYTPRISYRVAASSSGKSRRFLPTKNAYNFNPELHDALGVAVDTQDPATKRKRRPDSGEDAFFVSTVGRRRDPSKDNTIAFAVADGVGGWAESRVDPADFSHALCDYMAQTALDWDGPAEQLRAKYLLQAGYDRVVADETIPAGGSTASVGIGLDDGRIELANLGDSGSVLLRQAAVHHYSIPQTHGFNTPYQLSIIPKRMRQQASIFGGGFLEDFPRDANTTTLHMHHGDVLMLATDGVFDNLNNQDILKLVTGRMIYTGAWRASTSPNTGIIPADRETLDRLTGAEGVATLVPSAMPKSTSNKSTIVSNPNNHIYTLQSLLAASIAGEAKLASLDPRRDSPFAKEAQRYYPGDHYRGGKVDDIAVLVIIAVEE